A region of Alteromonadaceae bacterium 2753L.S.0a.02 DNA encodes the following proteins:
- a CDS encoding peptidyl-dipeptidase A gives MTKLLPRVFILVFFGVIGACEQSEKSSVVLASEAVYDQASAEKFLAEAEATMEDAEHFYNNAAWLAATYINYDSQIVEARANKEWTLKTVAYAKQVKNWDGAKLEPVTRRKLDALRMKLDFPSPDNEVMASELAEIGSKMQAMYGEGKYCLSADNCLDLVEMSKILAESDDPELMKQIWAGWRQVSPPMRKLYERQVEIANQGAKDLGFDNLSVMWRSKYDMSPEAFAEDVDAQWQKVKPFYEALHCHVRAKLNEQYGDEIVPPHGKIPAHLLGNMWAQTWSNIYPKVKPDVKQSYNLTDLIVESDVSELGMVKTGEAFFSSLGFDPLPETFWERSMFTKPRDREVVCHASAWDLDDKDDLRIKMCIQKNAEDFQTIHHELGHNYYQRAYKEQPFLFRGSANDGFHEALGDTVALSITPRYLVSINVLEAEPPEEEDLGPLLELALDKIAFLPFGLLVDKWRWEVFSGELSPQDYNKGWWDLREKYQGIAAPVARSEENFDPGAKYHIPGNTPYTRYFLAFIQQFQFHRALCETAGWQGPLHRCSIYGNKAAGEKLRSMMEMGTSQPWQDAMEALTGQRELDASAIIDYFAPVKAWLDEQNKNRECGW, from the coding sequence ATGACAAAGTTATTGCCACGTGTTTTTATCTTAGTGTTTTTTGGCGTAATAGGCGCCTGCGAGCAATCAGAAAAATCTTCCGTCGTGCTCGCTAGTGAAGCTGTGTACGATCAAGCCAGTGCCGAGAAATTTCTCGCCGAAGCCGAAGCGACAATGGAGGATGCCGAGCACTTCTACAATAATGCTGCATGGCTTGCTGCCACTTATATAAATTACGACAGCCAAATTGTTGAAGCGCGAGCTAACAAAGAGTGGACCCTTAAAACAGTGGCTTATGCGAAACAGGTTAAAAATTGGGATGGTGCCAAGCTTGAACCTGTGACTCGCCGCAAACTTGATGCGCTGCGTATGAAATTGGATTTTCCATCCCCCGACAATGAAGTAATGGCGTCCGAGCTCGCAGAAATTGGCTCCAAAATGCAAGCCATGTATGGTGAGGGGAAATATTGCCTAAGCGCAGATAACTGCCTCGATCTGGTGGAGATGTCGAAAATTCTCGCAGAAAGTGACGATCCAGAATTAATGAAGCAAATTTGGGCCGGTTGGCGACAGGTTTCGCCGCCAATGCGCAAATTGTACGAACGCCAGGTGGAAATCGCGAATCAGGGCGCAAAAGATCTGGGGTTCGATAACCTCTCGGTCATGTGGCGCTCTAAATACGATATGAGCCCAGAAGCGTTTGCTGAGGATGTGGATGCCCAATGGCAAAAAGTGAAACCGTTTTATGAAGCGTTGCACTGTCATGTTCGTGCGAAATTAAATGAACAATATGGTGATGAGATTGTGCCGCCTCATGGCAAAATTCCTGCGCACTTGTTGGGAAATATGTGGGCGCAGACGTGGTCTAATATTTATCCGAAAGTGAAGCCCGATGTAAAACAAAGTTACAATCTTACCGATTTGATTGTCGAAAGTGATGTTAGCGAACTTGGTATGGTGAAAACCGGTGAAGCATTTTTCTCGTCGTTGGGTTTCGATCCCTTGCCAGAGACTTTCTGGGAAAGATCCATGTTCACAAAACCCCGCGACCGTGAGGTGGTGTGCCACGCTAGCGCCTGGGACCTGGATGATAAAGACGATTTGCGTATTAAAATGTGCATTCAAAAGAATGCCGAAGATTTTCAAACAATCCATCATGAACTGGGTCACAACTACTACCAGCGCGCCTACAAGGAACAACCCTTTTTATTCCGGGGCAGTGCTAACGATGGTTTTCATGAGGCCTTGGGAGATACCGTCGCTCTTTCAATTACACCGCGTTACTTGGTGAGCATCAACGTTCTCGAAGCAGAGCCTCCAGAAGAAGAGGATCTCGGGCCGCTCTTGGAACTTGCATTGGATAAAATTGCCTTTTTGCCCTTCGGTTTACTGGTTGATAAATGGCGCTGGGAAGTATTTAGTGGCGAGCTATCTCCACAAGATTACAACAAAGGGTGGTGGGATTTACGGGAAAAATACCAGGGTATCGCGGCACCGGTCGCACGTAGCGAAGAGAATTTTGATCCCGGCGCAAAATACCATATTCCCGGCAATACACCCTATACCCGCTATTTTCTAGCCTTCATTCAACAGTTTCAGTTTCATCGCGCGCTTTGCGAAACTGCCGGCTGGCAAGGGCCCTTACATCGTTGTTCTATATACGGCAACAAAGCCGCTGGTGAAAAACTTCGCAGCATGATGGAAATGGGGACAAGTCAGCCATGGCAGGATGCTATGGAAGCTCTCACCGGGCAACGCGAACTGGATGCCTCAGCCATTATCGATTATTTTGCTCCGGTCAAAGCGTGGCTAGATGAGCAAAATAAAAATCGCGAATGCGGCTGGTAG
- a CDS encoding iron complex outermembrane receptor protein, whose product MRKPNKLAFAIRAAALGFTGAVLLPNQAFSQEESKKGVEEVFVTGSHIKRTNFVEGSQVVVLDEMKIDAQSALVMSDILRTSPLNSYGSFSEQSGSSAQSNATVDLRGLGEERTLVTIDGRRMVGSPNFGAAIINVNMIPHSAIKSIDILADGASAVYGSDAVAGVVNMQLQKGFEGFQFKATYGDRDRDDGSEYSFSLLGGMSGDRGNITFALEKSKRDPIFDADRYYTAARADDLNGNGVIDIYTEETEGYSYYGKTIELYDPNTDYVDLQAATTCEPGNNFYGVASAEEAFGIPGATVCMYGYANASANKAGLDKTSAYMNATYEINDNINFFVNSLISRVESFGRYAPPAAGWPDMPADYEDVPYDIDALIDSGTITEDYELNGYYRWTNIGTRDNEVTDTQYDFVAGFEGDITDGVSYEVYLQDSSYYSKEYGYYYLSYPGLDYVLAEGIDPFSEEGAGAMSSTPTQDNFSKMSKASGHIQFDSGDWFGAGQIITLLGGEYFDMDYQNKYDRNSEVGLVGGSAGNSSSGDREVSALFGEIYIPILSSLEVNGALRYDSYSDFGTALSPSISATWATTDSLTLRTKFGRGFRAPGLDQLYGPDTFDAQEAKDVVTCAANGTSESCPTIQVDTYSSTNENLDAETSDSISFGLNWQVINNFSIDVSYWDIKVNDLVDLPTAQEAFYAEAAGVDLVEGGPVYVDRDGARPTVYVTYTNEGELHVTGLDTQLNAFIDTGIGTFSTDLLVVNTLSYKQSPYYKGKTQETNGFNLQPKVKAQWGFGWQMGPNLVTLTIDYIGPHSEGDDVKERPDHSWYLKTSNKNLDSWTTFNASYAFDAGSIGRFKIGARNLTDEDPVFDSTNKFPTDHYDLYDQTGRVLFAEYSIKF is encoded by the coding sequence ATGAGAAAACCAAATAAACTTGCTTTTGCAATCCGGGCTGCGGCTCTGGGTTTTACCGGTGCAGTACTTTTGCCAAATCAGGCGTTTTCCCAAGAGGAAAGTAAAAAGGGGGTCGAAGAGGTTTTCGTTACCGGTTCACATATTAAAAGAACGAATTTTGTCGAAGGGAGCCAGGTTGTCGTTCTCGACGAAATGAAAATCGATGCGCAAAGCGCATTGGTCATGTCCGATATTTTACGTACTTCTCCCCTTAACTCGTATGGCTCATTTAGTGAGCAATCCGGAAGCTCGGCCCAATCCAATGCGACGGTAGATTTAAGAGGTTTAGGAGAAGAGCGAACCCTGGTAACAATTGACGGTAGAAGAATGGTAGGTTCACCTAATTTTGGTGCTGCCATTATAAACGTCAATATGATTCCCCATTCAGCCATCAAAAGCATAGACATATTAGCTGATGGAGCTTCTGCAGTTTACGGTTCAGATGCGGTTGCCGGTGTAGTGAATATGCAACTTCAGAAGGGATTCGAAGGATTCCAATTCAAAGCGACATACGGTGATCGCGATCGTGATGATGGTAGCGAATATTCTTTCAGTTTGCTTGGAGGTATGTCCGGAGATAGAGGAAACATCACATTTGCTTTGGAAAAAAGCAAACGCGATCCAATTTTTGATGCGGATCGTTATTACACTGCAGCTCGCGCAGACGACCTTAATGGCAACGGTGTGATTGATATATACACAGAAGAGACCGAGGGCTACTCATATTACGGTAAAACGATTGAGCTTTACGATCCAAACACCGACTATGTAGATTTACAAGCAGCGACTACTTGCGAACCAGGAAATAATTTTTATGGCGTTGCGAGCGCAGAAGAAGCGTTCGGCATTCCTGGTGCAACAGTTTGTATGTATGGCTATGCTAACGCTTCGGCAAACAAAGCTGGGCTGGATAAGACAAGCGCCTATATGAATGCTACTTATGAAATTAACGACAACATTAATTTCTTCGTAAATTCGTTGATTTCTCGTGTCGAATCCTTTGGCCGCTATGCCCCACCCGCAGCAGGGTGGCCAGATATGCCAGCCGACTATGAAGATGTACCCTATGATATCGATGCGTTAATTGATTCAGGTACTATTACTGAAGACTACGAACTAAACGGATACTATCGTTGGACCAATATTGGAACCCGTGACAATGAAGTTACCGATACCCAATATGATTTCGTTGCAGGTTTTGAAGGTGACATCACTGACGGAGTAAGCTACGAAGTGTATTTGCAAGACAGTTCCTATTATTCCAAAGAATACGGCTATTATTACTTATCCTATCCTGGGTTAGATTATGTTTTAGCAGAAGGGATCGATCCTTTTTCAGAGGAAGGAGCGGGAGCGATGAGTTCTACTCCGACTCAAGACAATTTCAGTAAAATGTCAAAGGCCTCGGGTCATATTCAGTTTGACAGTGGTGATTGGTTTGGCGCGGGACAGATAATTACCTTACTCGGTGGTGAATACTTTGATATGGATTACCAAAATAAGTATGACCGGAACTCTGAAGTAGGTTTGGTTGGAGGGAGCGCAGGAAATTCCTCCTCAGGTGATCGTGAAGTATCCGCACTATTTGGCGAAATATACATACCTATATTATCCTCTCTTGAGGTGAATGGTGCACTTCGCTATGACAGTTATAGCGATTTTGGAACCGCTCTCTCTCCATCCATAAGTGCAACTTGGGCAACCACAGACTCCCTAACACTACGTACAAAATTTGGGCGTGGGTTTAGAGCGCCTGGATTGGATCAATTATATGGGCCAGATACATTCGATGCACAAGAAGCCAAGGATGTAGTGACTTGTGCGGCAAATGGCACGTCGGAGTCCTGTCCAACCATTCAAGTGGATACCTATTCGAGTACAAACGAAAACTTAGACGCCGAAACATCGGACTCAATTAGTTTTGGTTTAAATTGGCAAGTCATTAATAACTTCTCAATTGATGTAAGCTATTGGGATATTAAAGTTAATGACCTCGTAGATTTACCGACAGCTCAAGAAGCGTTTTACGCAGAAGCAGCTGGCGTTGATTTGGTTGAAGGCGGCCCCGTTTATGTAGACAGAGATGGAGCTCGCCCGACGGTATATGTTACCTACACCAACGAAGGTGAGTTGCATGTGACAGGTTTGGACACACAATTGAACGCGTTTATTGATACTGGTATTGGTACTTTCTCTACAGACCTTTTAGTTGTTAATACTTTGTCCTATAAGCAGTCTCCATATTACAAAGGAAAAACCCAAGAAACCAATGGCTTCAACTTACAACCGAAGGTTAAAGCGCAGTGGGGCTTTGGTTGGCAAATGGGTCCAAATCTGGTCACACTAACCATTGACTACATTGGACCCCATTCAGAGGGAGATGACGTTAAGGAAAGACCTGATCACTCATGGTATCTAAAAACTTCAAATAAAAACCTCGACAGCTGGACCACCTTTAACGCGTCCTACGCTTTCGATGCCGGTAGTATTGGGCGCTTTAAAATTGGTGCGCGAAACCTGACAGATGAAGACCCCGTATTTGATTCTACTAACAAATTCCCGACTGATCATTACGATTTATATGATCAAACTGGCCGTGTGTTGTTCGCCGAATACTCCATTAAGTTTTAA
- a CDS encoding putative hydrolase of the HAD superfamily: MSKITTILFDLGGVLLELDGPPIKADWANKPLTHEQNWLAWMNSPVVKQFETGKLSADEFVTQVIPDLGLQVTETVFRQAFIEWPKALFEGAPEILQVLKPNYTLAFFSNTNELHLPRLLKELALAEYFHHTFASYDIGYFKPDESGFAFVCDAMQVSPSEVLFIDDNQINVDGARRAGLQAEQAHGIDAVSAVLRKSGCLE, from the coding sequence ATGTCGAAAATAACTACCATTTTGTTTGATTTAGGCGGCGTGTTATTGGAGCTGGATGGGCCTCCTATAAAAGCCGATTGGGCAAACAAGCCGCTTACTCATGAACAAAACTGGCTGGCCTGGATGAATTCACCGGTGGTGAAACAGTTTGAAACTGGCAAACTGAGTGCGGATGAATTTGTAACGCAGGTGATACCTGATTTAGGGCTTCAAGTGACTGAAACGGTTTTTCGTCAGGCATTTATTGAATGGCCCAAGGCACTTTTTGAAGGCGCCCCGGAAATTCTTCAAGTGCTTAAACCGAACTACACCCTGGCGTTTTTTTCCAATACCAATGAATTGCACCTGCCGCGCTTACTGAAAGAGCTAGCGTTGGCAGAGTATTTTCATCACACCTTTGCGTCTTACGACATCGGTTATTTCAAACCGGATGAATCGGGCTTTGCGTTTGTTTGCGACGCGATGCAAGTTTCCCCGAGTGAGGTGCTGTTCATTGATGATAACCAGATAAACGTTGACGGTGCACGGCGAGCAGGTTTGCAGGCTGAGCAGGCTCATGGTATTGACGCGGTAAGTGCCGTGCTGCGTAAATCTGGGTGTTTAGAGTAA
- a CDS encoding protein-S-isoprenylcysteine O-methyltransferase Ste14: MVVLSRKFPLVELSAWLPESSRFVLGLLGLSLLVTGIAIDLAAVANFIKRKTTVNPYTPHKSRQLVTSGLYRITRNPMYLGMLLSLAGVALYLGSLSGFVMLPIFIILMNEFQIKAEERVLAVLFGSEYREYCARVRRWI, from the coding sequence ATGGTGGTATTAAGCAGAAAATTTCCCCTTGTTGAGCTCTCTGCGTGGCTACCGGAATCTAGCCGTTTTGTGTTAGGGCTGTTAGGACTTAGCTTACTCGTTACAGGCATTGCTATCGACTTGGCTGCAGTCGCCAACTTTATAAAACGTAAAACTACAGTTAACCCTTATACCCCGCATAAATCCCGTCAGTTGGTTACCAGTGGCTTATACCGTATTACCCGCAACCCAATGTACTTGGGGATGCTGCTATCTCTCGCTGGTGTTGCCTTGTATCTTGGGTCATTGTCTGGTTTTGTGATGTTGCCTATTTTTATTATTTTAATGAATGAGTTTCAAATTAAAGCGGAGGAGCGTGTTTTGGCGGTGTTATTCGGCAGCGAATACCGGGAATATTGCGCCAGGGTAAGGCGTTGGATTTAA
- a CDS encoding POT family proton-dependent oligopeptide transporter translates to MEAPLQQKELLGHPAGLFVCFTTEVWERFSFYGMKYLLLLYLTKYHLFSDTAGYDVLGAYAGLVYALPLIGGLIADRYLGMRKAVVFGAILLTLGHATMAFEGSAATLYSAGSLLEAPLTLPGGDVIAAGTKLTEDVIIQDTAALNVFFFALALITVGVGFLKPNVSAIVGQLYEANDPRRDAGYTIYYMGINIGSFTATLICGWLGETFGWSYGFGAAGIGMLLGLISFSYGQKYFYGKAEPENPEKLRAKLLGGISREMLIYLCGVLSLAGIWVLVQHEPIVHLAQNSLLIVAIVGLILYSMSFHQESVLHDKTAVMLALASVVSGLVWAFTDNDIGLGAMLVALVGYIIYGFKTNKHPEYSRTVVLMVLILSSVVFWALFEQSAGSMTLYADRVLDRSIFGTEVRASMFGSLNPAFIILIALPLAWLWTWLGKRNMEPSTPVKFGLGIIQAGLGFGALVIGAQFPDESGKVAMIWLVLAYLLHTTGELCLSPVGLSAVTKLSIQRVVSVSMGTWFLATALSETIATRIGKMASINIAGAETSSTTSMLATYTELYGFLMWLGIAVGIFMLAISPLLKRGMKGVH, encoded by the coding sequence GTGGAAGCACCATTACAACAAAAAGAACTGCTCGGCCACCCTGCTGGCCTGTTTGTTTGTTTTACCACCGAAGTGTGGGAACGCTTTTCTTTTTACGGCATGAAATATTTATTATTGCTGTATCTCACCAAATATCATTTATTCAGCGACACCGCTGGCTATGACGTACTTGGCGCTTATGCGGGTTTGGTTTACGCCCTTCCTTTAATTGGAGGTTTAATTGCCGATCGCTATTTGGGCATGCGTAAAGCCGTCGTGTTTGGAGCGATTTTACTCACCCTCGGGCACGCTACCATGGCATTCGAGGGCAGTGCAGCGACACTTTATAGCGCTGGCAGCCTTTTAGAAGCACCGTTAACTCTGCCTGGAGGAGATGTGATCGCCGCTGGCACCAAACTGACAGAAGATGTGATTATTCAAGATACGGCTGCATTAAACGTTTTCTTTTTTGCCCTCGCTTTAATAACCGTGGGTGTCGGTTTTCTAAAACCCAATGTCTCTGCGATCGTTGGCCAGCTCTATGAAGCCAATGACCCCCGTCGTGATGCCGGTTACACCATTTATTATATGGGCATTAATATCGGTTCATTTACAGCCACCTTGATTTGCGGCTGGTTGGGCGAGACTTTTGGCTGGTCTTATGGATTCGGCGCCGCTGGCATTGGCATGCTATTGGGCTTAATCAGTTTTAGCTACGGTCAAAAATATTTTTACGGCAAAGCCGAACCTGAAAACCCTGAAAAACTCCGTGCAAAACTGTTGGGTGGCATAAGCCGAGAAATGCTCATCTATCTCTGCGGAGTTTTAAGTTTGGCTGGAATCTGGGTACTGGTGCAACACGAACCTATTGTCCATTTAGCGCAAAATAGTTTATTGATTGTTGCGATCGTCGGCTTAATTTTATATTCAATGAGTTTTCACCAGGAAAGCGTATTACACGATAAAACCGCTGTAATGCTCGCCCTGGCAAGTGTTGTCAGTGGCCTCGTGTGGGCGTTTACCGATAACGACATCGGTTTGGGCGCTATGCTTGTAGCCTTGGTTGGTTACATTATTTATGGCTTTAAAACGAATAAACACCCCGAATACAGCCGCACCGTGGTGCTTATGGTTTTAATTTTATCGTCAGTAGTTTTTTGGGCTTTATTCGAGCAATCTGCCGGCAGCATGACGCTCTATGCAGATCGCGTTTTAGACCGTTCAATTTTCGGGACAGAAGTTCGTGCCTCAATGTTTGGCTCACTTAACCCTGCCTTTATTATCCTTATCGCGCTACCACTCGCCTGGTTGTGGACCTGGTTGGGTAAACGCAACATGGAACCATCAACCCCGGTTAAGTTTGGTTTGGGAATTATTCAAGCCGGTTTGGGTTTCGGCGCTCTAGTTATCGGTGCGCAATTTCCAGACGAATCCGGAAAAGTTGCGATGATCTGGTTGGTGCTAGCGTATCTACTTCACACCACTGGAGAGCTGTGCCTGTCTCCCGTTGGGCTATCGGCGGTGACCAAATTATCAATACAACGTGTGGTGAGTGTAAGTATGGGCACGTGGTTTCTTGCAACCGCCCTCTCGGAAACAATCGCCACCCGCATTGGAAAAATGGCCTCCATTAATATTGCGGGAGCTGAAACCAGTAGCACGACAAGCATGCTCGCAACCTATACCGAACTTTACGGCTTTTTAATGTGGTTGGGCATTGCAGTGGGCATATTTATGCTCGCCATATCGCCATTATTGAAACGAGGTATGAAAGGCGTACATTAA